In Chloroflexota bacterium, the following are encoded in one genomic region:
- a CDS encoding phosphotriesterase-related protein (phosphotriesterase homology protein; PhP; YhfV; member of a family of proteins related to phosphotriesterase (PTE)), with amino-acid sequence MAPRVMTVSGPIPPDRVGFTLPHEHTGIYLWHIEARFDYWELTPDEQTLVEELADFRRRGGSTLVDLTLDGVGRDPERLRRLATRTGVQLVMGCGWYRGAHYPAEARIDRRTVDDLAAELVAEFRDGVRGTGVHPGIIGEIGVDKVWVSALEERVHRAAARAAIATGMAISTHGIQSPVGLDQLRIFEEEGVDPRRVVIGHADSYPVLDHYLAILDRGANLEFDFIGQRFGTEEAAEPHLIELIVELLERDFGSQLLLSQDVAHNSQLRANGGFGYAYLQQHFLPSLRTAAVGEGEIAQMTIDNPRRILTIG; translated from the coding sequence ATGGCCCCACGCGTGATGACCGTCAGCGGCCCGATTCCACCCGACCGAGTGGGCTTCACCCTCCCTCACGAGCACACCGGCATCTACCTGTGGCACATCGAGGCCCGATTTGACTACTGGGAGCTGACACCCGACGAGCAGACCCTGGTCGAGGAGCTGGCTGACTTCCGTCGTCGCGGCGGATCGACGCTCGTCGATCTGACCCTGGACGGGGTGGGCCGCGACCCGGAGCGGCTGCGCCGGCTCGCCACCCGCACCGGCGTGCAGCTGGTGATGGGCTGCGGTTGGTACCGCGGCGCCCACTACCCCGCGGAAGCGCGCATCGACCGCCGCACGGTCGACGACCTTGCGGCCGAGCTGGTCGCCGAGTTCCGGGACGGGGTCCGTGGAACCGGCGTCCACCCCGGCATCATCGGCGAGATCGGCGTCGACAAAGTGTGGGTAAGCGCCCTCGAGGAGCGGGTCCACCGAGCGGCGGCCCGGGCGGCGATCGCCACCGGCATGGCGATCAGCACCCACGGCATCCAGTCGCCTGTCGGCCTCGACCAGCTGCGCATCTTCGAGGAGGAGGGCGTCGACCCGAGGCGGGTCGTGATCGGTCATGCCGATTCGTACCCGGTGCTCGACCACTACCTGGCCATCCTGGATCGCGGCGCCAACCTGGAGTTCGACTTCATCGGACAGCGATTTGGCACCGAAGAGGCCGCGGAGCCGCACCTGATCGAGCTGATCGTCGAGCTGCTGGAGCGCGACTTCGGCTCGCAGCTGCTGCTGAGCCAGGACGTGGCACACAACAGCCAGCTGCGCGCCAACGGGGGCTTCGGCTACGCCTACTTGCAGCAGCACTTCCTGCCCAGCCTGCGCACCGCGGCGGTTGGGGAGGGGGAGATCGCGCAGATGACGATCGACAACCCGCGCCGCATCCTCACCATCGGATAG
- a CDS encoding Glu/Leu/Phe/Val dehydrogenase: MPATPDGTNAADNVWTAAQRDLDLAAERLNLDAGMHKVLRIPKRELEVHFPVTLDDGSVQAFTGYRVHHNLNRGPATGGVRYTQDLTLDLVRANAMLNTWKAALLEVPWGGAMGGVVVNPRRLSVNERQGLTRRYATEISLLIGPERDIPTPDVNTGSQTMAWIMDTYSMHQGHTIPAIVTGKPMAIGGTRGRRESTSRGAFHCILAASRARGLALGEARVAIQGFGRVGTTLAEMLSGAGARVVAIADDRAAVANPSGIDVPAAVDWMHRHDSITDCPGTEPIDRADLFGVDCDVLVSAGLQNQVTAEAADALRAGILAEAANSPTTPEADAILRDRGVLVVPDILCSAGGLLLGYFEWVQDTQAFFWADREIAAELERIMEAAFAGVLATAERERVDLRGAAMMVAVGRVAEATALRGLYP; encoded by the coding sequence ATGCCTGCCACACCCGATGGAACCAACGCCGCGGATAACGTGTGGACCGCGGCGCAGCGCGACCTCGATTTGGCGGCCGAGCGGCTCAACCTGGACGCCGGCATGCACAAGGTCCTGCGCATCCCGAAGCGCGAGCTGGAGGTTCACTTCCCGGTCACCCTCGACGATGGGTCGGTGCAGGCCTTCACCGGCTACCGGGTGCACCACAACCTGAACCGCGGCCCTGCCACCGGCGGCGTGCGCTACACGCAGGACCTGACCCTGGACCTGGTGCGCGCCAACGCGATGCTCAACACCTGGAAGGCGGCGCTGCTGGAGGTGCCGTGGGGCGGCGCCATGGGCGGCGTGGTGGTCAATCCGCGCCGCCTGTCGGTCAACGAGCGCCAGGGGCTGACCCGCAGGTACGCGACCGAGATCAGCCTGCTGATCGGCCCTGAGCGGGATATCCCGACCCCCGACGTGAACACCGGCTCCCAGACGATGGCGTGGATCATGGACACGTACAGCATGCATCAGGGCCACACCATCCCAGCGATTGTGACGGGGAAGCCGATGGCCATCGGCGGCACGCGGGGCCGGCGCGAGTCGACCAGCCGCGGGGCGTTCCATTGCATCCTCGCCGCCTCCCGGGCGCGGGGCCTGGCCCTCGGCGAGGCACGCGTCGCGATCCAGGGCTTCGGCCGGGTGGGCACCACCCTGGCCGAGATGCTCTCCGGCGCGGGCGCCCGGGTCGTGGCCATCGCCGATGACCGGGCCGCGGTCGCCAATCCGTCGGGGATCGACGTGCCGGCGGCGGTCGACTGGATGCACCGCCACGACTCGATCACCGACTGCCCGGGCACGGAGCCGATCGACCGGGCCGACCTCTTCGGCGTCGACTGCGACGTCCTGGTCTCGGCGGGGCTCCAGAACCAGGTCACCGCCGAGGCGGCCGACGCGCTGCGTGCCGGCATCCTGGCCGAGGCCGCGAACTCGCCAACGACCCCAGAGGCGGATGCCATCCTGCGCGACCGGGGCGTCCTGGTCGTGCCGGACATCCTGTGCAGCGCAGGTGGACTGCTGCTCGGCTACTTCGAGTGGGTGCAGGACACCCAGGCGTTCTTCTGGGCGGACCGTGAGATCGCCGCCGAGCTGGAACGCATCATGGAGGCCGCCTTTGCCGGGGTGCTTGCGACCGCCGAGCGCGAGCGGGTCGACCTGCGCGGCGCGGCCATGATGGTGGCCGTGGGCCGCGTGGCTGAGGCGACCGCCCTGCGCGGCCTGTATCCCTGA